From the Glandiceps talaboti chromosome 12, keGlaTala1.1, whole genome shotgun sequence genome, one window contains:
- the LOC144443455 gene encoding DNA-directed RNA polymerase III subunit RPC7-like → MAGRGRGRGRGAIAVAAETLGIGRGDLPPPTLQPPPLFPPLEFKPVPLLSGEDYDYMLALKQEYRGTMRESPYFIKPSGKRKDIYRYSDKYQTNGNSSHNDGFQPDWGRLPAELKIKVKRVARSGANFKPNLTKGSLKKSVKLSEDEVKKKLQNLEEEETKDTTKGGGEEENEEEEEGEEGEEYYEEEDMEEGTDYNMTYFDNGEEFALDEDDALDDGPTY, encoded by the exons ATGGCAGGGCGTGGTCGTGGTAGAGGACGAGGGGCTATTGCTGTGGCAGCAGAGACACTTGGTATTGGGAGGGGTGACTTGCCCCCACCAACGCtacaaccccctcccctttTCCCA CCATTAGAGTTTAAACCTGTACCACTTTTGTCTGGTGAAGACTATGATTATATGTTGGCATTGAAACAAGAATACAGAGGAACTATGAGAGAGTCCCCATATTTTATCAAACCCAGTGGTAAAAGGAAAG ATATTTATAGATATTCAgacaaatatcaaacaaatgGTAATTCTTCACATAATGATGGCTTTCAACCAGACTGGGGAAGATTACCAGCGGaattaaaaatcaaagtgaaaagAGTTGCCAGATCTG GAGCAAACTTTAAACCCAATCTTACAAAGGGCAGTTTAAAAAAGTCTGTGAAGCTATCAGAGGACGAGGTAAAGAAGAAGCTGCAg AATCTAGAAGAAGAGGAGACAAAAGATACAACAAAAGGAGGAGGAGAAGAAGAGAATGAAGAAGAGGAGGAAGGAGAAGAAGGTGAAGAGTATTATGAAGAAGAGGATATGGAGGAG GGAACTGACTACAATATGACATACTTTGACAATGGTGAAGAGTTTGCTTTGGATGAAGATGATGCCCTTGATGATGGACCAACTTATTGA